One genomic segment of Synechocystis sp. LKSZ1 includes these proteins:
- a CDS encoding IS4 family transposase yields MISNFPQVVQKHLGHLPKKDYPELDTFKFVSIWLSFVLDQSQTSMRSQFKRLNARGESVDISTFSKASKKRNPKVFKEILKKLKKEVEVSREPEKRELVLFPLDSTVISLTSKLLWRQGHHQVKLFSGINLDTGAPGGIVINFGQGHDSKYGNETIEATPENGVGIMDRGFCSLARIAKLQEEKERYFVLRTKNNISLNMLENGKYEIGSGKEKLEGRVVVFSDREERTEFRLATNLPEEGEGGISNEEIAEFYRLRWQIELLWKFLKMHLKLDRLITKNTNGIEIQIYSCLIGYLMLRLVRIPKEFGESLLDKLRYLQAFMCEKISYVHWLRELVVNC; encoded by the coding sequence ATTATATCAAACTTTCCTCAAGTTGTGCAAAAGCATCTGGGTCACTTGCCCAAAAAGGATTATCCAGAACTGGACACCTTTAAGTTTGTCTCAATTTGGCTAAGTTTCGTGCTAGACCAAAGCCAAACAAGCATGAGAAGTCAATTCAAGAGATTAAACGCGAGAGGAGAGTCAGTAGATATATCGACCTTCTCAAAAGCAAGTAAAAAGCGAAACCCAAAGGTTTTTAAAGAAATATTAAAAAAGCTAAAAAAAGAAGTAGAAGTCTCTCGAGAACCAGAAAAAAGGGAACTGGTTTTGTTTCCACTGGACTCAACAGTGATATCGTTAACGAGCAAATTATTATGGAGACAAGGACATCATCAGGTAAAACTATTTAGTGGGATTAATTTAGACACAGGAGCCCCAGGAGGAATAGTAATTAATTTTGGTCAAGGGCATGATAGTAAATATGGGAATGAAACGATAGAAGCAACGCCAGAGAATGGAGTTGGGATAATGGATAGAGGATTTTGTAGTCTAGCAAGAATAGCAAAACTGCAAGAAGAGAAAGAGCGTTACTTTGTGTTAAGAACAAAGAACAATATAAGCTTAAATATGCTGGAAAATGGAAAGTATGAAATAGGAAGTGGGAAGGAAAAGCTAGAAGGAAGAGTAGTAGTATTTAGTGATAGAGAAGAAAGAACAGAGTTTAGGTTGGCAACAAATTTACCAGAAGAGGGAGAGGGAGGAATAAGTAATGAAGAGATAGCTGAGTTTTATCGATTGCGTTGGCAAATAGAACTATTATGGAAGTTCTTAAAAATGCACTTAAAGTTGGACAGGCTAATCACTAAAAATACAAACGGAATAGAGATTCAGATTTATAGTTGCCTGATTGGATATTTAATGTTGAGATTGGTAAGAATTCCGAAAGAGTTTGGGGAATCTTTATTAGATAAGCTACGGTATTTACAGGCATTTATGTGTGAAAAAATAAGTTATGTACACTGGCTAAGAGAGTTAGTGGTAAATTGTTGA
- a CDS encoding DUF1778 domain-containing protein: MTTPPHPPTPARLEARISQETKALVQKAADLEGRTLTDFVVASVQAAAYKVIERHQTLKLSFEDSEAFVDAILNPPKPNDALKLAALRYKQTMSV; this comes from the coding sequence ATGACGACTCCCCCTCATCCACCAACGCCAGCGCGATTAGAAGCTCGTATCAGCCAAGAAACTAAGGCTCTAGTGCAAAAGGCTGCTGACCTAGAAGGGCGAACCCTTACAGATTTTGTGGTTGCCAGTGTTCAAGCCGCCGCCTACAAAGTTATTGAGCGTCATCAAACGCTAAAACTTAGTTTTGAAGACAGCGAAGCTTTTGTTGATGCGATCCTTAATCCTCCTAAGCCGAATGATGCATTAAAACTGGCTGCTTTACGATACAAGCAAACAATGTCGGTTTAA
- a CDS encoding GNAT family N-acetyltransferase, which yields MVFKIIPLDSRSHIRSSFCCGKESLDTYIRKQASQDLKKRVSTVFVLIDDPEVNVLAYYTLSSYTVNIAALEENFAKQLPRYPVLPATLLGRLAVDNAQKGKRFGELLLIDALKKSLDAAMQVASLAVIAEALDERALSFYIKYGFKQFNQEPMKLYLPMKSIEELMVGSAKEAMD from the coding sequence ATGGTTTTCAAAATCATCCCTCTTGATAGCCGAAGTCATATCCGTTCCAGCTTTTGCTGTGGAAAAGAGAGTTTAGATACTTACATCCGTAAGCAAGCATCTCAAGATCTCAAAAAACGAGTTTCCACTGTGTTTGTTTTAATTGACGATCCTGAGGTCAATGTTTTGGCTTACTATACCCTATCTTCCTATACTGTTAATATTGCAGCTTTGGAGGAAAATTTTGCTAAGCAATTACCACGTTACCCAGTATTGCCAGCAACATTATTAGGTCGTCTTGCTGTTGATAATGCTCAGAAAGGTAAGCGGTTCGGTGAACTATTATTGATAGATGCCCTTAAAAAGTCTTTAGATGCGGCTATGCAAGTGGCATCTTTAGCTGTAATTGCAGAAGCTTTGGATGAGAGAGCCTTGAGTTTCTATATAAAGTACGGTTTTAAACAATTTAATCAAGAGCCGATGAAGCTGTATTTGCCGATGAAGTCTATTGAAGAACTAATGGTCGGTAGTGCCAAAGAAGCAATGGACTAA
- the glgB gene encoding 1,4-alpha-glucan branching enzyme gives MTSTITPDQVNQIVYNLHHDPFEILGGHPIAINGTIKQWIIRAYLPTAQSATVLLPTERQEYPMQSVHHPHFFECTLDGATLPNYQFRLQEGEHQRVIHDPYAFRSPKLTDFDLHVFGEGNHHRIYEKLGAHLMEVDGIQGVYFAVWAPNARNVSILGDFNNWDGRLHQMRKNNNMVWELFIPDLGVGTCYKYEVKNWEGHIYEKSDPYGFYQEVRPKTASIVVDLDQYEWHDQDWLEQRRNSDPLSKPISVYELHLGSWLHTSAAEKPQQLHGEGESVAVSEWNTGARFLTYYELADKLIPYVKELGYTHIELLPIAEHPFDGSWGYQVTGYYAPTSRFGTPEDFMYFVDQCHRHGLGVIIDWVPGHFPKDGHGLAFFDGTHLYEHADPRKGEHKEWGTLIFNYGRNEVRNFLVANALFWFDKYHIDGMRVDAVASMLYLDYCRKEGEWVANQYGGRENLEAADFLRQVNSVLFSYFPGVLSIAEESTSWPMVSWPTYVGGLGFNLKWNMGWMHDMLDYFSMDPWFRQFHQNNITFSMWYHHSENYMLALSHDEVVHGKSNMLGKMPGDEWQKFANVRALFTYMFAHPGKKTMFMSMEFGQWSEWNVWSDLEWPLLQYEPHQNLKRFFTDLNHLYRQEPALYSRDFQEEGFQWIDCSDNRHSVVSFIRRGSDSRELIVAICNFTPQPHSHYRVGVPEAGFYTELFNSDARQYGGSNLGNLGGKWTEEWSFHGMPYSLDLCLPPLAVLLLKLDRSNTLASTEVQAD, from the coding sequence ATGACTAGCACTATAACCCCAGACCAAGTTAATCAAATTGTCTATAATCTCCACCACGACCCCTTTGAAATTTTAGGGGGCCATCCGATTGCAATCAACGGAACGATTAAACAGTGGATTATTCGGGCCTATCTTCCCACTGCACAATCGGCCACGGTGCTACTGCCAACGGAACGCCAAGAATATCCGATGCAGTCCGTTCACCATCCCCATTTTTTTGAATGTACCCTCGATGGGGCCACCCTTCCCAACTACCAATTCCGACTCCAGGAAGGGGAACACCAGCGCGTCATCCATGACCCCTATGCCTTTCGGTCGCCCAAGCTCACGGACTTTGACCTCCATGTCTTTGGGGAAGGCAATCACCACCGCATCTACGAAAAACTCGGCGCTCACCTGATGGAAGTCGATGGTATCCAGGGCGTCTATTTTGCCGTTTGGGCCCCCAATGCTCGCAATGTCTCCATTCTGGGAGATTTTAATAACTGGGATGGCCGTCTCCACCAGATGCGTAAGAACAACAATATGGTTTGGGAACTCTTCATTCCCGACCTAGGGGTAGGCACCTGCTACAAATACGAAGTCAAGAATTGGGAGGGCCATATCTACGAAAAATCTGACCCCTACGGCTTTTATCAAGAAGTCCGGCCCAAAACTGCCTCCATCGTGGTTGATCTAGATCAGTACGAATGGCATGACCAAGACTGGCTCGAACAGCGCCGCAATAGCGACCCCCTCAGCAAACCGATCTCGGTCTATGAACTGCACCTCGGTTCCTGGTTACACACCTCAGCGGCGGAGAAACCCCAGCAATTACACGGGGAAGGGGAATCGGTGGCGGTCTCGGAATGGAATACGGGAGCCCGCTTTTTGACCTACTACGAACTGGCGGATAAACTGATCCCCTACGTCAAGGAACTGGGCTACACCCACATTGAGCTATTGCCCATTGCCGAGCATCCCTTTGATGGTTCCTGGGGCTATCAAGTGACGGGCTACTACGCGCCCACCTCTCGGTTCGGAACCCCGGAAGACTTTATGTATTTTGTGGATCAATGTCACCGTCATGGGCTGGGGGTGATTATTGACTGGGTACCGGGCCATTTTCCCAAGGATGGTCATGGCCTGGCCTTTTTTGATGGCACCCACCTCTACGAACACGCAGACCCCCGCAAGGGAGAACATAAGGAATGGGGGACGCTAATTTTCAACTATGGTCGTAATGAGGTACGGAACTTCCTGGTGGCCAATGCTCTGTTCTGGTTTGATAAGTACCACATTGATGGGATGCGGGTGGATGCCGTGGCCTCGATGCTCTACCTGGACTATTGCCGCAAGGAGGGAGAATGGGTAGCAAACCAGTACGGTGGTCGGGAAAACCTAGAGGCCGCCGACTTCCTCCGCCAGGTTAACAGCGTTCTATTTAGCTATTTCCCCGGTGTCCTGTCCATTGCCGAAGAATCTACCTCTTGGCCCATGGTCTCCTGGCCCACCTACGTCGGGGGCCTGGGCTTTAACTTGAAGTGGAATATGGGCTGGATGCACGACATGCTCGACTACTTCAGCATGGACCCCTGGTTCCGCCAGTTCCACCAGAACAATATTACGTTTAGTATGTGGTACCACCACAGCGAAAACTACATGCTGGCCCTCTCCCACGATGAAGTGGTTCACGGCAAGAGCAATATGTTAGGCAAAATGCCCGGGGACGAGTGGCAAAAGTTTGCCAATGTGCGGGCCCTGTTTACCTATATGTTTGCCCATCCTGGCAAGAAAACCATGTTTATGAGCATGGAGTTTGGCCAGTGGAGTGAGTGGAACGTCTGGAGCGACTTGGAATGGCCCTTGTTACAGTACGAACCCCACCAAAACCTAAAGCGTTTCTTTACTGACCTCAATCATCTCTATCGCCAAGAGCCAGCCCTCTACAGCCGCGACTTCCAAGAAGAAGGCTTCCAATGGATTGATTGCAGTGATAATCGCCACAGTGTCGTTTCCTTTATTCGTCGGGGTAGTGATTCCCGCGAGCTTATCGTGGCTATCTGCAATTTCACCCCCCAGCCCCATAGTCACTATCGCGTTGGGGTTCCCGAGGCCGGTTTTTATACCGAACTGTTTAATAGTGATGCTCGCCAGTACGGTGGCAGTAACCTGGGGAACCTCGGTGGCAAATGGACGGAGGAATGGTCTTTCCATGGTATGCCCTACTCCCTCGACCTCTGCCTGCCGCCCCTAGCGGTCTTGCTCTTGAAATTAGACCGCAGTAATACCTTGGCCTCAACTGAAGTCCAAGCGGATTAA